The Onychomys torridus chromosome 4, mOncTor1.1, whole genome shotgun sequence DNA window ttcccctatcttCCCCCTTCCCgcatctgcctccaccttccccccagcacctcccctccattcccatctcctccagggccaagattcccctggggattcatttaaacctggtgtattcagtacacgcaggtcctgtcccctccttccaggttaagcaaagtgtccctgtgtaagcccaaggttacaaagagccagctcatgcactaaggacaggtcagtgtcccacagcctaggtgctcccaaacagttcaagctattcaattatctcacttatccggagggcctgatccagttgggggctccataccttttgtttcataattcatgtgcttccattagtttggctgtttgtccctgtgcttttccaatcttggtctcaacaatccacaatcttacagtccctactctttctcgacaattggacatctggagttccacctggggcctggccaaggatctctgcatccacttccatgagttattggatgaaagttccagcactacagttagggtgtttggccattggatcaccagactaggtcatatcaggctttctctggaccattgccagtagtttacAGTGAATGTATGATTGTGGATTTCtcgggacctctctagcactttgcttcttcctgttcttatgtggtcttcttttatcatggtctgttattccttgttctccctttctgttcttgatccagctgagatctcctgctcccctaagctctctttccctcgaaacttcccttcattaatcccactgtcactcaggttgttcatgtagatctcatccatttctctgtcattgggctatccccatgtcttttctagggtcccgttttctaggtagcctccctggagttgtgtagcagtctagtcatctttgttttacatctagtataatcctatgagtgagtacataccatgtttgactttctgagtcttgattacctcaatcaggatgaccatccatttgcctgcaaacctcatgatgtcattgattttctctgatacatagtactccattgtgtatatataccatattttctttatccattcttcaattgaagggcatctaggttgtttacaggttatggctattacaaacaatgctgatatgaacatagctaagcaaatgcccttgtggtatgattgagcatttcttgggtatatgcccaaaagtgctacagctgggtcttgggggagatggattcccaattttctaagaaagtgccatattgatttccaaagtggctgtacaagcttacattcccaccagcagtggaggagagttcctcttgttccacatcctttccagcataaactgtcttctgtgtttttgatcttagccattctgacagatgtaaggtggtatctcagagtcattttgatttgcatttcccatataattagggatgttgaacaattccttaaatgtctttcagccatttgaacttcctctgttgagaattctctgtttaattctatagccaatttcttaattggactgttgggcattttgatgtctaatttcttgagttctttataaattctagaTATCAGCACTCtcagttgtggggttggtgaagaccttttcccattctgtaggcttttgctttgtcttgttgactatgtcctttgctctacaaaagcttctcagtttcaacaggtcccattggttgattgtttctctcagtgtctgtgctactggtattatatttagaaagtgatctctggtgccaatgcattcaagactacttcctattccCAAATTTCCTTATGTATCATTTTATTAACATCCTCATACTCATTGCCAGAGATGTTCTCCTGATGGCCCTTAGATGTgtaaggaagagacagaaataagCAGAGAATCTTGGTCATgactaaatgtaaaatatttctatCCAGATTTTTCATAGAAGTCATACTTGGTGAGGTACAGAAGCCACACAATAGATTATCTATCAGAAGTACTTTTAATTTGTGATGGAAGGATTTAACAACTAGGTATTGGGGGCAGTGTGTtgtgtccatttattttatttcataactaCTTGTTCTTGAGAGAATGGAATAAACCTCAATGCTTAGATTCCTTCCCTTAAAAAAGATTGTGTGACCAAAGTCAATGTTTTAAGTATGTTCATCATGGTTGCTAAATAAAGGCTCCAAAATTCCTCCCTCACTGCATCTGAAATTTGAAGATGTTTTCCTAAGACATCTATGAGACCAATTTTTAGTCCCCCAAGATTTGTAAAATTTCTTCCCCCATGAATTCAATTCAATTTTTTACACATTTACATCTATGTTGTAAGAATCAAAGGAAGCCTTGGGTGAGTGAAATCTTGAAAgaacatatatttttaacatgGGTTTCACTATGCAGAAGATTCCAAGACCTAATATCTGTGTGATATTGACAAAGCCATACCCATACAGGTCAGGTTCAGAAAGACAAgtacaaatgtatatgtatgatTTACCAGTATGTATGAAAACTAGCAGCTGCAGCTTTATCCTCTCTGATACCTACAGCTTGATACTGCTCACCTATAGAGACCTGCTACAGAGATTAACTAAGCCCTCTTTCTGTGCTGTATACAACACTCTAAAGGTCCAAGCTGTGGTAATAGGAAGTGCAGTTTCACCAGAGCACACATCCTACCTGATACTagtttttctgtatttatctctGTATCTGTCCTTCCTTAGTTCCTTCACTGACCCTAGCCAGGGTTCCAGGACTCAAACAACATGCAATGTGGTATTTGTGAATTTAATGTTatattgcatttctttatttatgagaattttttgttttctaataatttCGTATATAATTAGTTTGAGAAATATTACACTATTTTATATTGGAATACAATTTCTCTGTGCAGAATTGGGACAAAATGCTTCTGTCAGAGGAACTATATCAATTAATCTATAAAGATAGTATACATTGTGAAACACTATTGAGTATTTTATGTATAAGAGAGTTTTCTATTAATAGGAATATTATGTATGTCCTCTAGTAATATGTTTCACTTTTTACTTAGATTTAGaatattatacatgtatacaatgtgttaTGATCATATTGTCAACCCATaactgtctcctctcctctctttcgtTTTCTGGATCTTCTTATTACCAATTGGTTTTTCTACTATGCGCATATAGATTTAAGAGCAGTTCCTCACATTACCACAGATAGGAGGTTATTTACTGATTCACAGACAACTTACCTTTACCTAGATGCTATCCCCAATTTGTAATGACTCACAAAGGAAGATtatttttctccaatggagtctcccTGGTATACAAACCACTTGAGTGCAGGCCCCTTGCCTAGCAGGATATGTCCAACACAAATGAACTCAAATGTATTTTAGGAGACTTTTCATCTCATAGTGCTTTGTCagaacttttaataaaaataaaataaaacttactgGTCTTTTGTACAcgttatggtttccagttttgtgtttttatatgaTATCTGTGtctgcaaatgtgtgtgtctctgtgtctatatggttttttttgtatttactttgtctctttttttctatttgtttgttttgacctattctgttttatttaatattattgttttatcttattttattgtgttttaaatgCCTACTCtaatgacacagagagaaaatggtGTGGCTTTGGGGCAAGTGGGGAAGTGAAgaggatttgggaggagttaagggaaggaaaccataatcagaatatattatatgaaaaaattctattttcaataaaacaaaaaaagagctgaaATAACATCTGTTAGAAGAATCTTAGCAAATTCTAGTCTTTAAACTAGTAGGGATGAAAAACAGGCAGATGGGGTTTCAGTGTTATTTTGTGTCtaaaatttgtaatttattttcttctggtaTATCCTTGCCAGAGTCTACAATTATAAATTGGAGATAATTtaaatagccataaataatatttgaaaattacatatggtgaaaaaaaatctattttagacATTGGATTGAAGTTAGAATAATTTATTGCATATTTTCAGCTCAAAATTGAATTCACAACTTCATAAAGCAATTGAACAAATAATGACAGGTCTACATTTTCTAAACTAATGCATGAGGATAAATGAATTATTCAGTAGTAAGGACCTCTATGAGTAGAGCAAGGACATTAAGAATATACATCTAGTATGAGTCAGACACATGACAGAGAATAGGTGAGCAAATTACCCTAATACATGTGTGCTTTTGTTACACATTTGGTctcaacacattttatttatatactgtTTTTTTATCAATATCATAATTTTTGAAATACTTTCTAATGAGAAATCAATACAACCACACATTTCTTCTGCAGGTTTATGTACTTTGGTTCTGGTAAGTAAAAATAAGGAGACATAAACACAGTATGAGTATTTAGTTATTTCACCCATAAAATTCAATTTGCCTGTCAGTGCACTTTATAATGAAGGAAAACATATAATTAAGTTAAATTCTTGCACATTCTACTTGACAGCTTGACTTTGTAAAACTATAATGATGAAGTAATGTAACATGTCTTAATTTTAGTGATCTCTACTGACAGTTATTTGAATGTAGTCATTTTCATGTGTATACTCAAAGGAAGAACCCTAAAACCACCAAACAATCACATTGaaatttattgttctttttaattgattttaaatttAGACCCTGTGGATTCTATTCCCTCTGTAAAAAGTGGGAGAAATATGCTCACTATATGGGCATCTTTGTCTTGGTCCTGCCAGTAAGCGATGCCAAACACCTGCTTTTGTTTGACCTAGAACATGGGAGCTTTATgggttttttcatatgaaatcaGGTCATTGCATTTATTGACATGGGACAGTGACATCAGACAAGAGAAAAACTTAAGTTTTTTACAAGGACCCACCTTTAAATAAAGTCAAATGATGCTGGAGGAACTGAATAAGACTCTGATTTTGCTCCACTCTGCATTTCAAGGTTCTGAGGTCTCACAATGTCACTCAGAAACTCATTTCCTcttggaatgttttttttttttttttttttttcctaatttcaggtacacatttatttcatttggtcaatttcttttttcattaaacaaAACATAGTGGTAATGACAAACAGcataattattaaattttttcaaacatttccttagatatataagaatataaacttgaacttgttttaattttcatagaGCAGTAAGAAGTTGCCAATTCACAGTGAACAAGTGATCTCAGAAAGAGATTTCTTATCCTCGGTATTGATGCACTTTCTATCAAATGATGTAATGTCCTTATGAGCAAATTATGAGATGCTTTTTGAATAAATACTGACTACTTTATTCTCTATACTAACTGTTCTAAGTGTGACTGCTTTTGTCTCCTGGGGTATGGAAGTGGATGGGTTTGTGCACACGTGTTTACACATGATTTGGGGATGGTGTTTGTGCCGGTGCACATGAACGTAGAGAACAAGAAGGGCATTGTATATGTCCATCTATTGTCCTCTACCATATTTCCTTGTCAAAGCCTGTACtgagccttgaacttgctgttcTTTGGATTAAGTTACTTTCCACCAAGCCCATTAGATTCCCTTATCTGCACTTCAATACTGTTACATTAAAGGTGAGCTGCCATGCCTAATTTTTCATCTGGGTGGTGATACTGAGCTCAGATCATCTTGGTAATATACCAAATGCTCATGCTGACAGATTCTTCTCTCCAGAACATGAATGTGTTCTTTAATATCTATCAGAAATTACTATTAATCTCTTCCACATTTTGCTGATagaattcttcatttctttattcctgAATGTGTAAACCATAGGATTGAGCAATGGTGTCAGGACATTGGCAAATATAAGTGTGTTTTTCTCAAAGGAGAATGGGGATGAAGGTCGTGCGTATATTAATATGCACgggacaaagaacaaaacaacaactgtAATGTGGGATCCACAGGTAGAGAGAGCTTTACGGCGACCTTCAGAACTGTGGCCTCTCAGAGAGAACAAGATGACACCATAGGAGACAAGTAATAAGGAGAAAATAATAATGCAGATAGAACCACTATTGGCAAATACCAAAATGacaaatatgtgtgtgtcagtgcagGCAAGCTTCAGTAGTGGGAACAAGTCACACATGTAATGATCAATGATATTGGGTCCACAGAAGGGCAGCTGCAAAGTGAAGATAATTTGTATGATAGAATGCAAGAATCCCCCAGTCCATGCTACCCCTACCAAAAGAACACAGAGCCTCCTGCTCATGATAGAAGAATAGTGAAGGGGCTTGCAAATGGCCACATAACGGTCGTAAGCCATAACTGACAGGACAATCACCTCTACTGCAGTGAAGAAGTGTATGGCAAACAGTTGTGTCATGCAGCCTTCAAAGGAGATGGTCTTCCTGTCATGGAAGAAGCCTATGATCATCTTGGGTGTGACAACAGAAGACGTGCAGGCATCCAGTAGTGATAGAAATACCAAGAAAAAGTACATGGGGGAGCCCAGCAGTGTAGGGCTGCAGATGATGGCTGCCACAATTACCATATTGCCACCAAGAGTTGCAAGGTAGACTAACAAAAATACAGCAACCAGTATTTTCTCAACTTTTGGGTTCTGAGAAAGCCCCAGGAGTATGAACTCATTGACAATGCTCTGGTTTTGCATGATTCTCAAGAAGATGGAAGCAAAATGTATTAGTGTAAATCTGCAATCATGAGGGGAAAAAATGCTTCATATGATTTATATTATTACCATCAACAATTAGTTCATCCTTATGCAAAATTATAATAATTGACTATATTACCACCAAGAATACAATATTAGAAATTACTTGATTGATATAGTTGTATAGCATGTAGAATTGAAATTGAGGGAAATTATGGACTATTTTTAAATAGTCACATTTTGAATATTGAGTGCAAACAATTGTTTTTACTAAAGGACACAAATAGTTTATCATTAAAAGATTAGCTTTTATCAACCTCTGGGGTGTTTTGAAGTAAAATATTAACTTGTCTTTTGACCTAAACCTagagataaacaaaaacagaattattttttcttcttttttttattcaatttccataccaaccacagatccctgtctcatccctcttcctgctccactCCCCCCAcagtctcccccccccacccccatctcctccttcaaatgggtaaggcctcccctggggagtcagcaaagtctggcacattcaattgaggcaggaccaagccccttccccggcatcaaggctaagcaagtgtcccaccataggtaatgacATGCCTATTATCAGCATGGAATGGGGCAGGGCTGAGTAGCCTGCAGTGAGTAACAATACAGTACAAGAAGAGACAAGTGTCCTGTGGGGGATGTGTGAAAATCAGAGCTACATTTGAAATTTGTTTATAAGTACAACATGGGTTAAAACTGCAAATGGATTAACATTTCTTGAGGAAAATGTTTAGCTCTATGCATGGTATGTGTGTTTGAAGTGTTGAAAGTTCACTTTTAAATTATTAGTTTAAAGCTTGAGCAAAACTTTTGAAAAATTATGTTGTTATTGTGGTGACcaaatgaaataattcctaaaaAAAGCTACTTCTCCGCTTTCAAGATTCTAGTCAGTAGTACATTTCAGGAGTTactgctgatattttatttgttaaaaaagtATTAACCAAAGGTGCTTATCCTGGGACTTTGAGACACTGGCTCTAACAATGAGTTCCCCAAGGTATAAAGAGCATAAAGAGTGGGAAGTTTTCATACTAAGAACTTCAGTGTGGGGCTATTTTTCTTGTGTCCTATTTCTCAGCATCAAAGCATCTTACATTGTTACTGTGTGAATGAAACATCTTGACAAGGCAACAAAGAGAAATGATGATTCAGAGGCCATGAACCAATCAGCTATATATCATAATTGGTGGAAATCAGTAGCTGAGAACTGAAACTCCTCACTGAACAAAGTTTACAATGTTGAGACTTAATTCTTTGCTACTTATTTATacaatgttaaaagaaaaacaattctataaaatatattatttgatatttataGGAATTATtaaatctatgaaaaaaaaagtctgtaaacAACTAAGCTGCTCATCCACAAGAATGCTGAGAGAGTTCAattgaaaaatttcaaaatgttattCATGATAAGGTAACCTTACCAGTCTAGGGGTAACTCATTCACTTGCAAATGAAAGCAGCTCAAAGGGACTCCTAATTCAGACAGTATTGCTTTACAAAGAGAACCAAATTGAGACAGAAGTTCCAAGAGGAACAACGTCTAATGTTAACTGTAAAATTAAGTCAATCTTAGCTTCATCTTTTACACTCTACTTTAGATGCTCATAGCTGTCAAACTGGCACTGCCATATCCCCATTATAACAATTTCCAAAGTTTGTGTGAATATATACAGAATGGGGAGTACAGGGTAATAGTGGTTTATGATCACAGGAGTGatgattttatatcatttaaaatatgattGACCCAAACACAAGGTATAATTTAAATTGAATTCTGTAAcatcaaaagagcaaaaattaaaattaaactaaatataAGTAAACGTTGTTATTTAAATAAGGCAAATATATCCATGTTTTCTTCATAAGCTTGATACATTGATGCACAATAAAGCAGATTGGCAATATCAAGTGGATCTATATGTCTGATTTCTGCAAGTGTTGTATTCTCTATTATTTGTGTTAATCTAAAATTAGATTAAGTACAAGGTGCTGAGATTAAGAGTAAAATGACCCTACATGATGTATATTTGTAAATTCCCTTCCCAatacagatgcatgcacacacacacacacacacacacacacacacacacacacacaatttctaaatagaaaattAGTTTGGCTTTTGCTGTCAAATACCCAAGAAAATAGCTTTACATAGAACAGGAACTATGAATATACCAAACTACCAGACTTCAAAGTTTGGGTCCATGAAGAACAAATAGTTCTTCATTTTCATGGAGGCTTGATCAGTTCTGTTGTAGTTCAGTTGGACTCACACTTACCGTTTAGCCTAGGAAAACTCTAAAGTTCCAATCTTCTCTCTTCTACCTCCATTCTTGTATTACTACCCCCAGCCAAATCTATAATTGTTATTAGGATATTCTGTAGAGTATAAAAAAGGATGCTGTAAATGTTGATGTCAGTATTGTTTTAAATAGCACCTACACATATGCTGATATAAAAATGAACTTAGTTAAAAGAAAACTGCtttaaaatcacatttgaaaaattatataaattagaATGATATTAGTTTATTCAAataatgcttttttaaaacaCGTACTAGAAAATAACCCGAAACCATAagcatgtttaaatttttatactAATAAACCCATCTTCAGAttttattctaaaaacaaaatgaaattttacatTAGAATATGATGCAATTTAAAGTATTAAACAAAGATCTAAGGCATGCATAAAACTATGCTATGTAAATAAGGCCATCATAAATTACAATCATTGATTACAATCACATGATACTGAAAGTGCACTAATAACAGAAGGACTTCTCCTATGATACAGTTATCTAGTGTTTTAAGTGATTAAAAGGTAGGAAAAATATATCCCCATTCTTGATACTGTATCTACAATATTATAAAAgagaactcacacacacacacacacacacacacacacacacatactgataGAATTAGACTGACATAGTAGCagaagcctttaatcacagcaccaggaaggtggatctctaagttagaggccagcctgacctacatactAAGTTTCAGGGCACCTAGTACTACATaaagagaccatgcctcaaaaaaataCCCCCCACAGAAGATAGGATTTATTTGCAATAAATATGttgtaattattttcaaaatatttcaggTTAAACATCAAGGTAAAAGCCCACCACACCACATTTGGTTTAAAGTTCTAAGAAAGGTTGTGAGGCTGCAGATCATTCACAGAACAGCAAACTCAGGTGCTAATGGCATATCATCTCACATTAACATCTTTGCACTATTACAGTCTTTCCATAAATGATCATAATACTGAGCCAACACTATCCAACCTCATGTACTCTCAGATTTTAAATCCATATTTTCACATAAGGACCTACTTATCCATTCTCTATTTCTTCTGGAATGTTGGATGGTCTTACCCCTAATAGCTATGTAGCTAAACATTCATCTTGATCACTGTGGAAAATATGGTCACTGTAGCACTCCTGAAGGGGTGATCTTGGGAAGTGTGCCAGTTGTTTTGAAAATCTGGAGAAAGCTGTCTCTTCTTTTCTAGAGAGCAGTCCATTCAATGTGTCCAAAATGGTACAACTATAGCCTATTCTTCATTctacatttaaaagagaaaaatttttcACAGTGAAGgaagaatatattaaaatattaaatgttaaaatatttctcttatgCTCTCTTCAATATGGtttaagaataaaggaaaaataaaggagcCAAAAATCTTCTGTAACTGCAAGTGGAATTTATTGTAGGTTTACTGAAAGGCCATCTGCCTGTGAGACTTATTCTTAGCTCCCCAAAGGTTTGGACAATTTATGGCCCCAGGAGTTTCCAAGACATGAGTTTACAAACTTTTACAATTGCTTGAATGCTTATAATACTTTCCCCCAAAGTTAATTCTCAAAATGGGTAGTAGAAACAAACCACTTCTCTCTGGCTACTTACATGAAGAAAACAATACTCCTTTCAAGTAAACTCTATTGTTAGAAGCTCTTCAGTGAAGGGTTGGTACTCATTAGTGTCTCTCCTGCCCATGAAGCAGTGTTGAAAGGCTAAATCTTATGCCACTGTTGTGGAATTATCCATAGGTGCCACATGTTCATAGTTAAAATGGTTTTCTCAAATGCAGAAGACAGTCTTTCATAACATTCCTCCCCATACATTACCcagctcttatagtctttctgctctctctttcaaGATATTTCCTGGATCTAGGAGGGAGTATACAGCTGCTCCACTAGGGTTGTGTGTTTAACAGTGACTTAAATTCAGAACATCAGAGATGTGAGCCTGTGCATTAAGCCCCTACCCATTGCAAAAATAAGCTATTTATCGATATCTAAAAAGCACACTAGgtagtagaaatatacacaaatatttagaaaaacaacaaagggCTTCTTTTTGTAGTGCTTGTAAACTTCATCTGCCTTACACTAAGTTTACAATACCAGCCATGTAAT harbors:
- the LOC118582652 gene encoding olfactory receptor 4C15-like; translation: MQNQSIVNEFILLGLSQNPKVEKILVAVFLLVYLATLGGNMVIVAAIICSPTLLGSPMYFFLVFLSLLDACTSSVVTPKMIIGFFHDRKTISFEGCMTQLFAIHFFTAVEVIVLSVMAYDRYVAICKPLHYSSIMSRRLCVLLVGVAWTGGFLHSIIQIIFTLQLPFCGPNIIDHYMCDLFPLLKLACTDTHIFVILVFANSGSICIIIFSLLLVSYGVILFSLRGHSSEGRRKALSTCGSHITVVVLFFVPCILIYARPSSPFSFEKNTLIFANVLTPLLNPMVYTFRNKEMKNSISKMWKRLIVISDRY